A section of the Estrella lausannensis genome encodes:
- a CDS encoding Npt1/Npt2 family nucleotide transporter — protein MISQADAEFGKLRSYFWPIHRHELRMFVPMLIMLFFVCFNYSILRSMKDSIIITAPGGAEVLPFIKLWVILPAAILSTLLFAKLSNLYSQEKVFYIVISTFVVGYLLFAFILYPMRGVLHPTELAAELQTILPKGFNGLIAMFCNWTFTGFYVLCELWSTMVLSVLFWGFANEVTKITVARRFYSVFAIFSNISAIIAGQTANFLSTQGVYNERLPFGSDSYEQTMMTMVLVISSTSIIVMLVFRWLNKNVLTDASFDEFHKTKLELKKKGRLSMKESFSYLSNSRYLICIAVLVVGYNLTINLAEVLWKDRLRAFFTKADDVNMFLNNLTSMMGVVSTCVAIFMARIIANFGWTKTAMITPVIMCITASGFFLFMIFEEALAPYVISALGMSSLAITVYFGAAQNCLSKAMKYSVFDATKEIAFIPLDHESKLKGKAAIDGVGSRLGKSGGSLLYQGLILSFGSIIASAPYVGMIIMGAIGGWMVAVGALGKRFTDKVKKQAEDLVAADAVTPPAEPVKTSV, from the coding sequence ATGATCTCACAGGCCGATGCAGAGTTTGGTAAGCTTAGATCTTACTTCTGGCCTATTCATCGCCATGAGCTGAGAATGTTCGTTCCGATGTTGATCATGCTCTTCTTTGTATGCTTCAATTACAGCATCTTAAGAAGCATGAAAGACTCTATTATCATCACGGCGCCCGGCGGAGCGGAGGTTTTGCCCTTCATCAAGCTTTGGGTGATTTTGCCGGCAGCCATTCTTTCCACACTTCTCTTTGCAAAGTTGAGCAACCTGTATAGCCAAGAGAAAGTATTCTACATTGTAATATCCACCTTTGTCGTGGGGTATCTACTTTTCGCCTTTATCCTCTATCCGATGCGCGGAGTCTTGCACCCGACCGAACTGGCAGCAGAGCTGCAAACCATTTTGCCGAAAGGCTTTAATGGCTTGATTGCGATGTTTTGCAACTGGACTTTCACAGGATTTTATGTCCTCTGCGAGCTTTGGAGCACCATGGTGCTGTCTGTGCTTTTCTGGGGGTTTGCCAACGAGGTGACAAAGATTACAGTTGCAAGGCGTTTCTACAGCGTCTTTGCCATCTTTTCCAATATCTCGGCGATCATCGCCGGTCAGACAGCCAACTTCCTCTCGACTCAGGGAGTCTATAATGAGAGGCTTCCCTTCGGATCGGACTCCTACGAGCAGACGATGATGACCATGGTTCTTGTGATCTCATCGACCAGCATCATTGTGATGCTTGTCTTCCGCTGGCTCAATAAAAATGTACTGACAGACGCTTCTTTTGATGAGTTCCACAAGACCAAGCTGGAACTTAAGAAGAAGGGCCGTCTCTCGATGAAAGAGAGCTTCTCGTACCTTTCCAACTCCCGATACCTGATCTGCATCGCTGTTTTGGTAGTCGGCTACAACCTGACGATCAATTTGGCTGAAGTTCTCTGGAAGGATCGGTTAAGGGCGTTCTTTACGAAAGCCGACGATGTCAATATGTTCTTAAATAACCTGACCTCGATGATGGGCGTAGTCTCGACTTGCGTTGCGATCTTCATGGCTCGCATCATCGCGAACTTCGGCTGGACCAAAACTGCGATGATCACTCCCGTGATCATGTGCATCACCGCTTCAGGCTTTTTCCTCTTCATGATCTTTGAAGAGGCGCTCGCTCCCTATGTGATTTCCGCCTTGGGGATGTCTTCTTTGGCCATCACCGTCTACTTCGGCGCCGCACAAAATTGCCTGAGCAAAGCGATGAAATACTCTGTTTTTGATGCCACTAAAGAAATTGCCTTCATCCCGCTGGATCACGAAAGCAAGCTGAAAGGTAAGGCGGCGATTGACGGTGTGGGCTCAAGGCTTGGCAAATCCGGCGGTTCGCTGCTCTATCAAGGCTTGATTCTCTCGTTCGGCAGCATCATCGCTTCCGCACCCTATGTCGGCATGATCATCATGGGGGCGATTGGAGGTTGGATGGTTGCTGTAGGAGCGCTTGGAAAACGATTTACCGATAAGGTGAAAAAGCAGGCCGAGGATTTGGTCGCGGCCGATGCTGTGACTCCTCCGGCAGAACCGGTAAAGACATCTGTCTAG
- a CDS encoding Npt1/Npt2 family nucleotide transporter: MEAKKHSNEFSKLRSFLWPIHAYELKKLLPMLLIFFLISLNYNILRTLKDTVVITEKQSGAEVIPFIKLWVMFPGSILLTYVFTRLSNRMGRESVFYVMVSIFLCFYCFYTFVLYPAKADLHPNATADWLQANLPAGFKGMIAMYRNWTGTVFYVMCELWSNIIFAMLLWGFTNQVTRLGEASRFYAIFGVGANFSGVVAGYVSVIISQGEYNPLLPFGKTAWDQSIIMLTIIITVVGLLTMLLFRWFNQTVLTDPRFYDAEETGKGMRTKGKISMRACIRYLLSSKYLVYLAVIVVSYNIVINLVEVLWKHQVSSLYPDAQEYNLYMNQVSIIIGVIATLSALFVSGNSIRKLGWSFTALLTPVILLVTSVLFFGAFFMKEKSPEVLVAMGLVPGALVVFFGTLQNMLSRAAKYTVFDATREMAFVPLTPECKIKGKAVVDGLCSRLGKSGGSIVYQMLLFTFASIPAASPFVAVILFSVIGLWTGSTYFLGKEFNRMTGKSGEEEKEVLVVHSAQPEEQPA, encoded by the coding sequence GTGGAAGCTAAAAAGCATTCCAATGAGTTTTCTAAACTTAGAAGCTTCCTTTGGCCGATCCATGCGTATGAGCTGAAGAAGCTCCTCCCGATGCTCCTTATCTTCTTTTTGATTTCCCTTAACTATAACATACTTCGTACCCTCAAAGACACCGTGGTCATTACCGAAAAGCAGTCGGGTGCCGAAGTGATCCCCTTCATTAAACTGTGGGTGATGTTTCCCGGATCTATTCTTCTCACCTATGTCTTCACCAGACTTTCCAACAGGATGGGAAGGGAGTCTGTCTTTTACGTGATGGTTAGCATCTTTCTCTGTTTTTACTGCTTCTACACGTTTGTTCTTTACCCTGCGAAAGCTGATCTTCACCCGAACGCGACAGCCGACTGGCTGCAAGCCAATCTTCCCGCCGGATTCAAAGGCATGATCGCCATGTACCGTAATTGGACGGGTACCGTGTTCTATGTCATGTGCGAGTTGTGGAGCAATATCATCTTTGCGATGCTGCTGTGGGGTTTCACCAACCAGGTAACCCGCCTGGGCGAGGCGTCCCGTTTTTATGCAATATTCGGTGTCGGTGCCAATTTTTCCGGGGTTGTAGCCGGGTATGTCTCGGTCATTATCAGCCAGGGCGAGTATAATCCTTTGCTGCCCTTTGGAAAGACGGCCTGGGATCAATCGATCATCATGCTGACGATTATCATCACGGTGGTAGGGCTCTTGACGATGCTCCTGTTCCGCTGGTTCAACCAGACGGTCTTGACAGATCCTAGATTTTACGATGCTGAAGAGACCGGCAAAGGCATGCGCACCAAAGGCAAGATTTCCATGCGCGCCTGTATCCGCTACTTGCTCAGTTCCAAGTATCTTGTGTATCTGGCGGTGATCGTTGTGTCTTACAACATCGTCATCAATTTAGTCGAAGTCCTCTGGAAGCATCAGGTCAGCTCCCTCTACCCCGATGCCCAGGAATACAACCTTTACATGAATCAGGTATCGATCATCATCGGCGTGATAGCAACCCTTTCCGCTCTCTTTGTGTCCGGTAACTCCATTCGTAAGCTGGGCTGGTCGTTCACCGCTCTTCTCACCCCGGTCATTCTGCTTGTCACGAGCGTTCTTTTCTTCGGTGCTTTCTTTATGAAGGAAAAATCGCCGGAAGTCTTAGTCGCCATGGGCCTTGTTCCAGGAGCGCTGGTCGTTTTCTTCGGGACACTGCAAAATATGCTGAGCCGCGCTGCCAAATATACAGTTTTTGATGCCACTCGAGAGATGGCGTTCGTTCCTTTGACCCCTGAGTGCAAAATCAAGGGGAAAGCGGTAGTCGACGGCCTCTGCTCACGACTTGGCAAATCGGGCGGATCGATTGTGTACCAGATGCTTCTCTTTACCTTTGCTTCCATTCCTGCCGCTTCCCCCTTTGTGGCGGTGATTCTTTTCAGCGTGATAGGACTGTGGACGGGATCGACTTACTTCCTCGGCAAGGAATTCAACCGGATGACAGGTAAAAGCGGAGAGGAAGAAAAGGAAGTGCTTGTTGTGCATTCTGCTCAACCCGAGGAGCAGCCGGCATAG
- the gltX gene encoding glutamate--tRNA ligase: MPVRVRIAPSPTGDPHVGTAYMALFNMIFARHHGGKFILRIEDTDQTRSRPEYEQNIYEALKWCGIHWDEGPGIGGDYGPYRQSERTDIYRKYVAELLASGKAYKCFCTAEDLVEMREISKAQGGKQGYDRRCRNLSPQEIEEREAKGMPYVIRLKVPLTGECVYHDAIKGRITCPWADIDDQVLLKSDAFPTYHLANVVDDHLMGITHVIRGDEWMSSTPKHVLLYEHFGWEPPTFMHMPLLLGTDGKKLSKRRNPTSIFYYRDTGFLPEAFINFLTLMGYSMTGDREIYSLEEIVKEFDAKRIGVSGAVFDINKLEWLNQQYLINNIPEDKLWERIREWSFNDPFIKKLMPLVHTRIKTFSEFMELCDFFFIAHMKYTHELLEIKDGNEQMAAAILQTIIWRLDELEDWGSHGMHTASKDVAEAFSVNHKKTVMRLLFGSLMGKQQGPPLFDSVEILGKDRTRVRLLGAIEFLGGISNKNLSLLKKSWDEKNLAAFKEKLQK, from the coding sequence ATGCCAGTCCGCGTCCGCATCGCACCTTCGCCAACCGGCGACCCTCATGTAGGTACAGCTTACATGGCCCTATTCAACATGATCTTTGCCAGGCACCATGGCGGTAAATTCATCCTCAGGATTGAAGACACAGACCAGACCCGCAGCAGGCCCGAGTACGAACAAAATATTTACGAAGCGCTCAAATGGTGCGGTATTCACTGGGATGAAGGCCCCGGAATCGGTGGCGATTACGGTCCCTATCGCCAGTCTGAGAGAACAGACATCTACCGCAAATATGTGGCTGAACTTTTAGCCAGTGGCAAAGCCTACAAATGTTTTTGCACAGCCGAAGACTTGGTCGAGATGCGCGAGATATCCAAAGCGCAGGGAGGCAAGCAAGGCTACGACAGGCGCTGCCGCAACTTAAGCCCGCAAGAGATCGAAGAGAGAGAAGCCAAAGGCATGCCTTACGTAATCCGCCTTAAAGTACCTCTCACCGGCGAGTGTGTCTACCATGACGCGATCAAAGGGCGCATCACCTGCCCTTGGGCAGACATCGATGACCAGGTGCTGCTGAAATCGGACGCTTTCCCGACCTACCACCTCGCCAACGTCGTGGACGACCACCTGATGGGTATTACCCACGTCATCCGGGGAGATGAATGGATGAGCTCAACCCCCAAGCACGTGCTGCTTTACGAACACTTCGGTTGGGAGCCGCCCACCTTCATGCATATGCCGCTGCTGCTTGGCACCGATGGCAAAAAACTCTCCAAGAGAAGAAACCCGACATCGATCTTCTATTACAGAGACACAGGATTTCTTCCCGAGGCATTCATTAACTTCCTGACGCTCATGGGCTACAGCATGACGGGCGACAGGGAGATCTACTCGCTGGAGGAGATCGTTAAGGAATTTGATGCCAAACGCATCGGTGTTTCAGGAGCCGTTTTCGACATCAACAAACTGGAATGGCTCAACCAGCAATACCTGATCAATAACATTCCTGAGGACAAACTCTGGGAGAGGATCAGGGAGTGGAGCTTTAATGATCCGTTTATTAAAAAGCTGATGCCTCTGGTACATACCCGTATCAAAACCTTCAGCGAGTTCATGGAGCTTTGTGACTTCTTTTTCATCGCCCACATGAAATACACGCACGAGCTCCTGGAGATCAAAGACGGCAATGAACAAATGGCTGCGGCAATACTCCAGACCATCATCTGGCGTCTGGATGAACTTGAAGACTGGGGCAGTCATGGAATGCATACAGCCTCCAAAGATGTCGCTGAGGCTTTTTCGGTCAATCACAAAAAGACCGTGATGCGCCTGCTCTTCGGTTCACTGATGGGCAAACAGCAAGGACCGCCTCTTTTCGACTCCGTCGAAATCCTCGGCAAAGACCGCACCCGCGTGCGTCTGCTTGGTGCCATCGAATTTTTAGGGGGCATCTCCAATAAAAACTTATCCCTCCTGAAAAAGAGCTGGGATGAGAAAAACCTCGCGGCTTTCAAAGAGAAGCTGCAGAAATAA
- a CDS encoding DedA family protein codes for MEDLFSAIAEAAPNAYWIFFTMLLLAGLNIPFSLDLIVISGGVLGSLYVQDHLSRLYLFLLAGCILAGWEAYWLGRILGPRLFTMRPFKNWITPKRVENLKKLQEKFGIFLFLIGRFIPGGVRNALFMTSGFCQMPFLKFVLRDGAGCLLSVTALFSLGYFFAENREELFSIFVAYNRLVICLIALLLGTFLLMAIITRRRLRKEGVEP; via the coding sequence ATGGAAGATCTCTTTTCGGCCATAGCTGAAGCTGCCCCAAATGCCTACTGGATTTTTTTCACCATGCTACTCCTAGCTGGCCTCAATATTCCCTTCAGCCTGGATCTGATCGTGATTTCCGGGGGCGTCCTCGGCAGCCTTTATGTTCAGGATCACTTAAGCCGTCTCTACCTCTTTTTACTTGCCGGCTGTATCCTTGCAGGCTGGGAAGCCTACTGGCTGGGAAGAATTTTAGGGCCCAGGCTATTCACCATGCGCCCTTTCAAAAACTGGATCACTCCCAAACGGGTTGAGAACCTAAAAAAACTGCAGGAAAAATTCGGCATCTTCCTGTTCCTGATTGGCCGTTTTATTCCAGGAGGGGTTAGAAACGCCCTTTTCATGACGTCAGGATTTTGCCAAATGCCTTTCCTGAAATTCGTCCTCCGTGATGGAGCCGGGTGCCTGCTTTCAGTGACAGCACTTTTTAGCCTGGGGTATTTCTTCGCGGAAAATCGTGAGGAATTGTTTAGTATTTTCGTAGCCTACAACAGGCTGGTTATCTGCCTTATCGCTCTTCTTTTGGGCACTTTCCTCCTGATGGCGATCATCACAAGGCGCCGGCTTAGAAAAGAGGGAGTTGAACCTTGA
- a CDS encoding CDP-alcohol phosphatidyltransferase family protein, translated as MHHLPNLLSVSRIFLSLLLFSDQQSVRLLAIFLAGLTDFLDGFLARKLSWISKWGTTLDPIGDKFFVMIGLVCFILEGSVSVLEALLMLSRDFAIVLFAFYLLYKKSLKDYPIRAIFFGKVTTALQLGTFLLLACNMAIPFPVYVVFLCLGILALFELWYTFAFSTVLQKNSSK; from the coding sequence ATGCATCACCTGCCAAACCTTCTCTCGGTGAGCCGGATCTTCCTGAGTCTTCTTCTGTTCTCCGATCAGCAATCGGTGCGCCTGCTGGCGATTTTTTTAGCCGGGCTGACCGACTTCCTGGACGGCTTTCTGGCTAGGAAACTCAGCTGGATATCAAAATGGGGAACGACCCTGGATCCGATCGGCGATAAATTTTTTGTCATGATCGGCCTTGTCTGTTTTATTCTCGAAGGGTCGGTATCCGTTCTGGAGGCGCTCTTGATGCTTTCTAGGGACTTTGCGATCGTGCTGTTCGCTTTCTACCTGCTGTACAAGAAAAGTCTTAAAGACTATCCGATCAGAGCGATTTTCTTTGGCAAAGTCACCACTGCCCTTCAGCTGGGGACATTCCTTCTGCTGGCCTGCAATATGGCTATCCCCTTCCCTGTCTATGTTGTATTTTTATGCCTGGGCATTTTGGCTCTTTTTGAGCTCTGGTACACCTTTGCCTTTTCAACAGTGCTGCAAAAAAACTCCTCTAAGTAA
- the acpP gene encoding acyl carrier protein codes for MDKIDQDIIDTIAEILKVEKSEITPEKSFINDLGADSLDIPELIMALEDRIGVEITKEKARTIRTVGDALQVFKEYSKNK; via the coding sequence ATGGACAAGATAGATCAAGACATCATCGATACAATCGCGGAAATCCTCAAAGTTGAAAAGAGCGAGATAACGCCCGAAAAATCCTTCATCAACGATCTCGGGGCTGATTCGCTCGACATACCCGAGCTCATCATGGCGCTGGAGGACCGCATCGGCGTGGAGATTACCAAAGAAAAGGCACGCACCATCCGAACGGTGGGCGACGCCCTGCAGGTCTTTAAGGAGTATTCGAAGAACAAGTAG
- a CDS encoding mechanosensitive ion channel family protein, with translation MVQFTEKLNALPGEIGTLIAMAAALVLSAFCLFRLKARAEKSHRSHLVEIASSLGLPVYLFLLSLIVYSASTALDKAFNEEASLPPLHTALPVILVPFLLWTYFRIKKVYLEVIKERVRRGMYGVSLAQIDTLNKLVTALAVFIALIMMLKALGYDASVLLTIGGISGAVVGFATKDFTANFFGGLVIYLTKPFSVGDTIRIHERNIEGHVEEIGWYLTKITDSEKQPVHIPNSMFSQVILITPSKRSHRLLKETLTIQLRDFSNLEPLVAALKQQLATHPNIDPFQRLEVHFSGFDKSDINIDLFAYVKVASAEEFKRVKQRVLIEAKSIFLAHGADIAAGTLGIDVSKPVVVEMKGTPGE, from the coding sequence ATGGTTCAATTTACGGAGAAACTGAACGCTCTCCCCGGAGAGATTGGAACTTTGATCGCGATGGCGGCAGCACTTGTGCTGTCCGCCTTCTGCCTCTTCCGGCTGAAAGCGCGGGCAGAAAAAAGCCACCGGAGCCATCTCGTGGAAATCGCCTCGTCACTCGGCTTGCCGGTTTATCTTTTTTTGCTGTCTTTGATCGTCTACAGCGCATCTACAGCTCTTGACAAGGCTTTCAATGAAGAGGCTTCCCTGCCGCCGCTTCATACGGCCTTGCCGGTCATTTTAGTCCCGTTCCTGTTGTGGACCTATTTCAGAATAAAAAAAGTCTACCTTGAAGTCATCAAAGAGAGAGTCCGCAGAGGCATGTACGGTGTCAGCCTGGCGCAGATCGACACCCTGAACAAGCTCGTGACAGCTCTTGCTGTTTTTATAGCGCTGATCATGATGCTGAAGGCTCTCGGATATGACGCGAGCGTCCTGCTCACGATCGGAGGCATCAGCGGAGCCGTTGTCGGTTTTGCGACAAAAGACTTCACCGCGAACTTTTTTGGCGGCCTGGTCATCTATCTCACTAAGCCGTTCTCTGTGGGAGACACCATCAGGATCCATGAACGCAACATCGAAGGGCATGTTGAAGAGATCGGTTGGTACCTGACTAAAATCACCGACAGCGAAAAGCAACCGGTTCACATACCCAACTCGATGTTCTCCCAAGTGATCCTGATCACCCCCTCCAAACGCAGCCACCGCCTGCTTAAGGAAACCTTGACCATACAGCTTCGCGATTTTTCCAATCTTGAACCTTTAGTCGCCGCTTTGAAACAGCAATTGGCAACTCACCCCAATATCGACCCTTTCCAAAGACTTGAGGTGCATTTTTCAGGTTTTGACAAGAGCGATATCAACATCGATCTTTTCGCCTATGTGAAAGTTGCAAGCGCCGAAGAGTTTAAGCGCGTCAAACAAAGGGTTCTGATTGAAGCTAAAAGCATATTCCTCGCACACGGAGCCGACATAGCTGCGGGCACCTTAGGAATCGACGTCAGCAAACCGGTCGTTGTCGAAATGAAAGGCACGCCCGGGGAATAG
- a CDS encoding DUF273 domain-containing protein, protein MFKIVNSIFLLGCLLAYAPAMEALEKVFPGITIHHNIPSDHQGPRIALITFISDAKSSHQCESYHPYPETVKFGTRSKELYCQKHGYDFIIGSEKLYECDGHPAPNKEKLSIHWMKVPMLARFLSDYDWVIWTDADSIFLNPDITLESYLDDSYDILFGTHHLTCQSLNTGHIFVKCNQWSRDFLNEWWTYSEEYQEGTWDLENLTMMLQTKSRDYLNHIKRLPTKVTDLSADEYEPGDFIVHFYAYHGKELYEIFQIFEEKYGHVIDKLENELLEERLSQDRYTDHIKVFKKIFDTKPIRGLLEFGLGNSTRYFLKNLAEVVSVEFITNALSPEWLNLCLDRYQADSNWHPFAFLSGCTKKTYSLANHANLKLFQASPKLYDANSLASHHCNRSKYPLDPGFADDLNRCLKKILKQHAIDVAFVDSGLILRGELVQSLFNKVPIIAAHDFPENIAEVDPDTDIYGYSFIPSHPKYQEFFIGPPFCQQGLKIWVKNTTEFFDLLQTLTDLSSSNQ, encoded by the coding sequence ATGTTCAAAATCGTAAATTCGATATTCTTGCTAGGCTGCCTTCTTGCCTATGCACCAGCAATGGAAGCTCTCGAGAAAGTATTTCCAGGTATTACAATCCATCACAATATCCCGTCCGATCACCAAGGGCCCCGCATTGCACTAATTACTTTCATCTCTGACGCTAAAAGCTCCCACCAATGCGAATCCTACCATCCATATCCTGAAACAGTTAAATTCGGAACACGCAGCAAAGAACTGTACTGCCAAAAGCACGGGTACGATTTTATTATCGGGTCGGAAAAACTCTACGAGTGTGATGGACACCCGGCGCCAAACAAGGAAAAACTATCCATTCACTGGATGAAAGTCCCGATGCTCGCACGCTTCTTGTCTGATTATGATTGGGTAATCTGGACAGATGCCGACAGCATATTCCTCAACCCCGACATCACTCTGGAATCGTATCTAGATGATTCCTATGATATATTATTCGGAACTCACCACTTGACATGTCAGTCTCTCAACACAGGGCATATTTTTGTTAAGTGCAATCAGTGGAGCCGCGATTTCCTCAACGAATGGTGGACATATAGCGAAGAGTATCAGGAAGGAACGTGGGACCTTGAAAACCTTACTATGATGCTACAGACAAAAAGCCGCGACTATCTAAATCACATCAAACGATTACCTACAAAAGTGACAGACCTCTCTGCCGATGAGTATGAGCCGGGCGACTTCATCGTCCATTTCTATGCCTATCACGGAAAGGAACTTTACGAAATTTTCCAGATTTTCGAAGAAAAATACGGTCATGTTATAGATAAGTTGGAAAATGAGCTTCTGGAAGAGAGGCTCTCGCAGGACAGGTATACGGATCACATTAAAGTATTTAAGAAGATATTCGACACAAAGCCCATCAGAGGGCTTCTTGAGTTTGGCCTAGGGAACTCGACCCGTTACTTTTTAAAGAATCTGGCAGAAGTCGTTTCAGTCGAATTCATCACGAACGCCTTGAGTCCCGAATGGTTGAATTTGTGCTTAGATCGATATCAAGCGGATTCAAATTGGCACCCCTTCGCTTTTCTATCAGGCTGCACTAAAAAAACATATAGTTTGGCAAACCACGCCAATCTAAAGTTATTTCAAGCGTCTCCCAAACTGTATGATGCCAACTCCTTGGCCTCACATCATTGCAACCGCAGCAAATATCCTTTGGATCCCGGCTTTGCTGATGACCTTAACAGGTGTCTTAAGAAAATATTGAAACAACATGCCATTGATGTTGCCTTTGTCGATTCAGGGTTAATTTTAAGAGGAGAGCTTGTTCAATCTCTGTTCAATAAAGTCCCGATCATAGCCGCTCACGACTTTCCGGAAAACATCGCAGAAGTGGATCCTGACACCGATATTTATGGATATTCATTCATTCCTTCCCATCCTAAATACCAAGAATTCTTTATCGGTCCTCCATTTTGTCAGCAGGGCCTAAAAATATGGGTAAAAAATACCACGGAATTTTTTGATCTGTTGCAGACGCTAACGGACCTTTCGAGCTCAAATCAGTAG